In one window of Lewinella sp. 4G2 DNA:
- a CDS encoding sulfatase has product MLRLFSLLAFAALLACDAEPSADNSPTDRPPNVLLIVVDDQGYADFSPFENYSGTAYTKSMARLAETGTVYTQAYVTAPVCSPSRVGMLTGKNQFRWDGPASWGPGLPDSVRTIAEYLRDAGYATARIGKNDLGRNFHAKFDKREYPLRHGYDEFLGFNAHAHDFWLHSEEVRDRTPDPSGTSAVLGPLLHNEGEKGYDEGYLTNILTDEAIDYVTAEDRGEQPFFLTLAYNAVHHLIHEVPPAYLEKYDVPEIPNYDPDGEVSYGKHPAGSYSAYYDKYSRLGAITEGPLRQYYLANLHCLDDNIGRLLDVLDSTGIAEETMIIFVSDNGGSPLTGADNTPLTGGKYSLWEGGIRVPMAVSWPGHVAAGKTEGRVVSALDVLPTIAEATNLSLDDPTLDGRSLNVPDPNRLLVWKWQKTWAVRKGDYKLTNAKENHWKSRPSAQYIAPIADNLELKLFNVAADPGERQDLADLQPEKMAELKLAYEEWCAANLQRY; this is encoded by the coding sequence ATGTTACGACTGTTTTCCCTGCTTGCGTTTGCGGCCCTGCTCGCCTGCGACGCCGAGCCATCCGCCGATAACTCACCGACTGACCGACCGCCGAACGTCCTCCTCATCGTCGTCGACGACCAAGGGTACGCGGACTTCTCGCCCTTTGAAAATTACTCTGGCACGGCCTACACCAAAAGCATGGCCCGGCTGGCTGAAACCGGGACTGTTTACACCCAGGCCTACGTCACGGCACCCGTCTGCAGCCCTTCCCGCGTAGGGATGTTGACGGGGAAGAACCAATTCCGTTGGGACGGCCCGGCGAGTTGGGGACCTGGCCTGCCGGATAGCGTCCGGACCATCGCTGAGTATTTACGGGACGCCGGGTACGCCACCGCTCGCATTGGCAAGAACGACCTCGGCCGCAACTTCCACGCGAAATTTGATAAGCGAGAATATCCGCTGCGCCACGGCTACGATGAGTTCCTGGGTTTCAACGCCCACGCCCACGATTTCTGGCTCCACAGCGAGGAGGTGCGGGATCGGACGCCGGACCCATCCGGAACGAGTGCCGTCCTCGGGCCCCTCCTCCACAATGAGGGGGAGAAGGGTTACGACGAAGGCTACCTCACCAACATCCTGACGGACGAGGCAATTGACTACGTGACGGCGGAGGATCGGGGGGAACAACCCTTTTTCCTTACCCTGGCCTATAACGCTGTTCACCACCTCATCCACGAGGTGCCGCCCGCCTACTTGGAGAAATACGACGTACCGGAGATCCCCAACTACGACCCTGATGGAGAGGTGAGCTACGGGAAACACCCGGCGGGTTCCTATTCCGCCTATTACGACAAGTATTCCCGCTTGGGAGCGATAACTGAAGGCCCGCTGCGGCAATACTACCTCGCCAATTTGCACTGCCTGGACGATAACATTGGCCGCCTCCTGGATGTCTTGGACAGCACGGGTATTGCGGAGGAAACGATGATCATCTTCGTATCCGATAACGGTGGCTCCCCGCTGACGGGTGCGGATAATACGCCGCTTACCGGGGGGAAGTACTCCTTGTGGGAAGGAGGCATCCGCGTCCCCATGGCCGTAAGTTGGCCGGGCCACGTTGCGGCGGGTAAGACGGAGGGCCGGGTGGTTTCCGCATTGGACGTCCTGCCTACCATCGCCGAAGCCACTAATCTCTCCCTGGATGACCCCACACTGGACGGCCGCTCACTGAATGTGCCCGACCCCAACCGCCTGCTGGTGTGGAAATGGCAGAAGACCTGGGCGGTGCGCAAGGGCGACTACAAACTGACGAATGCCAAAGAGAACCACTGGAAGAGTCGCCCCTCCGCCCAGTACATCGCTCCCATCGCGGATAACCTCGAACTAAAGCTCTTCAACGTTGCCGCGGACCCGGGTGAACGTCAGGACTTGGCCGATCTTCAACCGGAGAAGATGGCGGAACTTAAACTGGCGTACGAGGAGTGGTGTGCAGCTAATCTTCAGCGGTACTGA
- a CDS encoding DUF1080 domain-containing protein: MRRLLYCLTGLLLVLPTLLTAQMRPLINGNNLSGWESYGGEAPFKVVDGEILGTAIVNTPNTFLCTQQKYGDFIVEMEFKNEAPLNSGVMARGQWRQDGDIRRIYGYQVEIDPSQRAYTGGVYDEQRRGWIYPVHYNPPARAAFKHGEWNRLRIEFIGNHLTTFVNGHAVANLVDNMDASGMICLQVHSIQEELAGKQMRWRNIMINDRPSKADRLYSSAPQYNLVPNSLTDWEMQHGWSLLWDGKTTDGWRGAKLDAFPRAGWKMQDGVLSVLASDGGESTNGGDIVTKRHYGDFELQFEFKPTKGANSGVKYYVDPSLNKGAGSAIGLEFQILDDKVHPDAKKGVAGNRTVGSLYDLITAEVLDTPRNKEMKVGEWNRGRIISKDGHVEHWLNGYKVVEFDRFSQTFKALVAYSKYKDWENFGRWPSGPILLQDHGDLVSFRSIKIKEL, translated from the coding sequence ATGAGACGCCTTTTATACTGTCTGACCGGACTTTTGCTGGTCCTCCCTACCCTGCTGACCGCGCAGATGCGCCCCCTGATCAATGGCAATAATTTAAGTGGTTGGGAAAGCTACGGCGGTGAAGCCCCCTTCAAAGTAGTGGACGGCGAGATTTTGGGTACGGCCATCGTCAATACGCCCAATACCTTTCTCTGTACCCAACAGAAGTACGGCGACTTCATCGTCGAGATGGAGTTCAAAAACGAGGCACCTCTCAACAGCGGCGTGATGGCCCGCGGGCAGTGGCGGCAGGACGGAGACATCCGGCGCATCTACGGTTACCAGGTTGAGATCGACCCCAGCCAGCGCGCTTATACGGGTGGCGTCTACGATGAGCAGCGCCGCGGTTGGATCTACCCCGTCCACTACAACCCGCCGGCGCGGGCGGCTTTTAAGCACGGGGAGTGGAATAGGCTCCGCATCGAATTTATCGGAAATCACCTGACGACTTTCGTAAACGGCCACGCCGTGGCTAACCTGGTGGATAATATGGACGCGTCCGGAATGATCTGTCTCCAGGTCCACAGCATCCAGGAAGAACTCGCCGGCAAGCAGATGCGCTGGCGCAACATCATGATCAACGATCGGCCAAGTAAGGCGGACAGACTTTACAGTAGCGCACCCCAGTACAATTTGGTGCCCAACAGCCTGACGGACTGGGAAATGCAACACGGCTGGAGCCTGCTTTGGGACGGCAAAACCACCGACGGCTGGCGTGGCGCGAAACTGGATGCCTTCCCCCGGGCCGGCTGGAAAATGCAAGACGGCGTGCTCAGCGTCCTGGCTTCCGACGGCGGTGAAAGCACCAACGGCGGCGACATCGTGACCAAGCGCCACTACGGCGATTTTGAGCTGCAGTTTGAATTTAAACCCACTAAGGGTGCCAACTCCGGCGTGAAGTACTACGTAGATCCCAGCCTAAATAAAGGTGCTGGCAGCGCGATCGGCTTAGAATTCCAAATCCTGGACGACAAGGTCCATCCCGACGCAAAGAAGGGCGTCGCTGGAAACCGCACCGTCGGTTCGCTTTACGATCTGATCACGGCCGAGGTGCTCGATACGCCCCGCAACAAAGAAATGAAGGTCGGCGAGTGGAACCGCGGCCGCATCATCTCTAAGGACGGGCACGTTGAGCACTGGCTGAATGGCTACAAGGTCGTCGAGTTCGACCGCTTCTCTCAGACCTTCAAGGCCCTCGTCGCCTACTCTAAGTATAAGGACTGGGAAAATTTTGGCCGCTGGCCCTCCGGCCCGATCCTGTTGCAGGACCACGGCGACCTCGTCAGCTTCCGTTCCATCAAGATCAAGGAGCTTTAA